Proteins from a genomic interval of Cucumis melo cultivar AY chromosome 7, USDA_Cmelo_AY_1.0, whole genome shotgun sequence:
- the LOC103495762 gene encoding potassium transporter 7 gives MADAAEFERPDLNCGLASMDSSESRWVFQDDDHSEIDDYDDDDDPHDNAARHSMDLESEDEDNVEQKLIRTGPRIDSFDVEALDVPGAHRNEYEDFSVGKKIALAFQTLGVVFGDVGTSPLYTFSVMFNKVPIKGDEDVIGALSLVIYTLILISLVKYVLVVLLANDDGEGGTFALYSLICRHAKVSLLPNQLPSDTRISSFRLKVPSAELERSLKIKEKLEASLTLKKLLLMLVLAGTAMVIADGVVTPAMSVMSAVGGLKIGVDAINQDEAVMISVACLIILFSVQKYGTSKVGLAVGPALFIWFCTLAGIGIYNLVVYDSSVLKAFNPVHIYYFFKRNSTNAWYCLGGCLLCATGSEAMFADLCYFSVRSIQLTFVFLVLPCLFLGYLGQAAYLISNQNGAEHVFFNSVPKSAFWPVFLIANVAALIASRAMTTATFSCIKQSTALGCFPRLKIIHTSRKFMGQIYIPVLNWFLLAVCLVVVCSISSMYEIGNAYGIAELGVMMMTTVLVTIVMLLIWQINIIIVMGFAMIFLGIELIFFSSVLWGVGDGSWIILVFAVIMFFIMSIWNYGSKLKYETEVKQKLSMDLMRELGCNLGTIRAPGIGLLYNELVKGIPAIFGHFLTTLPAVHSMIIFVCIKYVPVPVVPQSERFLFRRVCPKSYHIFRCIARYGYKDVRKENHQTFEQLLIESLEKFIRREAQERSLESDGDDDTDTDETRCSRLLVGPNGSVYSLGIPLLAEFNEITRPITEVLNVPEEVQAVESPDPSIPDAEQSLERELSFIRKAKESGVVYLLGHGDIRARKDSWFIKKLIINYFYAFLRKNSRRGIANLSVPHTHLMQVGMTYMV, from the exons CTATGGATTTGGAATCTGAGGATGAAGATAATGTCGAGCAGAAATTGATTCGGACTGGCCCACGTATTGATTCTTTCGATGTCGAAGCCCTTGATGTCCCTGGTGCACATAGAAATGAATACGAG GACTTCAGCGTGGGAAAGAAAATTGCTCTTGCTTTTCAGACTCTTGGAGTTGTATTTGGTGATGTTGGGACAAGTCCTTTGTATACATTCAGTGTCATGTTCAACAAAGTTCCTATTAAGGGAGATGAAGATGTTATCGGGGCATTATCGCTTGTTATCTACACCTTAATCTTGATTTCACTAGTCAAGTATGTTCTTGTTGTTCTTCTGGCAAATGATGATGGTGAAG GTGGTACTTTTGCGCTGTACTCTTTGATTTGTAGACATGCCAAGGTCAGTCTACTCCCGAATCAACTGCCTTCGGATACCCGAATATCAAGTTTTAGATTAAAGGTGCCATCAGCTGAATTGGAAAGATCActaaaaataaaggaaaaactTGAGGCTTCCCTGACCTTAAAGAAGCTTCTTTTGATGCTTGTTCTTGCTGGAACTGCTATGGTAATAGCCGATGGAGTTGTTACACCAGCAATGTCAG TAATGTCAGCTGTTGGTGGACTAAAGATTGGAGTGGATGCAATCAATCAAG ATGAGGCTGTGATGATCTCAGTTGCCTGTCTTATAATTTTGTTCAGTGTTCAGAAGTATGGCACTAGCAAAGTGGGGCTCGCTGTTGGTCctgcattatttatatggtttTGTACACTTGCAGGCATCGGGATATATAACCTTGTCGTATATGATAGCAGTGTATTAAAGGCATTCAATCCTGTTCATATTTACTATTTCTTTAAAAGGAACTCTACCAATGCATGGTATTGCCTTGGAGGTTGTCTTTTATGTGCTACAG GTTCCGAGGCAATGTTTGCAGATCTTTGCTATTTCTCCGTCCGGTCAATACAG CTTACGTTTGTGTTTCTCGTCTTGCCTTGTCTTTTCTTGGGTTATTTGGGTCAAGCTGCCTACCTTATATCAAACCAAAATGGAGCTGAGCACGTATTTTTTAATTCTGTTCCCA AAAGTGCTTTTTGGCCAGTTTTTCTCATTGCTAACGTTGCTGCATTGATTGCTAGTCGGGCAATGACTACAGCTACCTTTTCATGTATAAAACAATCAACAGCACTTGGTTGTTTTCCTCGTCTTAAGATTATTCATACATCTAGGAAATTCATGGGGCAGATCTATATCCCGGTGTTGAATTGGTTTTTGTTGGCTGTCTGCCTGGTGGTTGTCTGCTCCATATCTAGCATGTATGAGATTGGAAATGCATATG GTATTGCTGAGCTGGGAGTGATGATGATGACAACCGTCTTGGTTACCATTGTTATGCTTCTTATATGGCAGATAAACATTATCATTGTGATGGGTTTTGCGATGATCTTTCTTGGGATAGAACTGATATTTTTCTCGTCAGTATTATGGGGTGTGGGTGATGGCAGTTGGATCATATTGGTATTCGCAGTAATTATGTTTTTCATTATGTCTATTTGGAACTACGGAAGCAAGCTCAAGTATGAAACTGAAGTAAAACAAAAGCTGTCAATGGATTTAATGCGAGAACTTGGGTGCAATCTCGGGACAATCAGAGCTCCTGGCATTGGTTTGCTCTATAATGAACTAGTGAAAGGAATACCTGCAATATTTGGCCATTTTCTTACTACTCTTCCTGCGGTTCATTCAATGATCATATTTGTCTGCATCAAATATGTACCGGTTCCTGTTGTGCCTCAGAGTGAGAGATTTCTTTTCCGCCGAGTCTGTCCAAAGAGCTATCACATCTTTCGTTGCATTGCCAG GTATGGTTACAAGGATGTTCGAAAAGAAAATCATCAGACATTTGAGCAGCTCTTAATTGAAAGCCTCGAGAAATTCATCCGTCGAGAAGCACAAGAAAGGTCATTAGAGAGCGATGGAGATGACGACACTGATACCGATGAGACCCGGTGCTCGCGACTTCTCGTGGGTCCGAATGGAAGTGTGTATTCACTTGGGATTCCTCTCCTTGCTGAATTTAACGAGATCACTAGACCGATAACTGAAGTCCTTAACGTTCCAGAAGAGGTGCAGGCAGTGGAATCCCCAGACCCCTCTATCCCAGATGCAGAGCAATCACTTGAGAGAGAGCTTTCTTTTATACGAAAGGCTAAAGAATCAGGAGTGGTTTACCTTCTTGGTCATGGAGATATTAGAGCAAGAAAGGACTCTTGGTTTATTAAGAAGCTAATCATCAATTACTTCTATGCATTTTTAAGAAAGAACAGCAGAAGAGGTATTGCCAACTTGAGTGTTCCCCACACCCATCTGATGCAGGTTGGCATGACGTACATGGTTTAG
- the LOC103495763 gene encoding probable ribosomal protein S11, mitochondrial: MPKLSLSHLSPLFRSSSLSRSPSFSPSRLSISPFIGSDAPSRFSSPLPSHLTGSLQPHNHFSGSVGREIVGRGWKAMGVQGPSWGLARSTESVSVPYSISSRCYGEYDNRPNPPDTGRNLKTLNFVRGILEEDEKVFSDVPQYLRPTNMEHNADIVHIKLMRNNAFVTVTDNKGNTKLKASAGRLEELKGGGAKLSRYSGDSIAEYVGRESRKLGLKSVVMRVKGFTFFKKKKQAILSWRDGFTDSRSDQNPIVYIEDTTRRAHNGCRLPKKRRV; the protein is encoded by the exons ATGCCGAAACTTTCCCTCTCTCACCTCTCCCCTCTCTTCCGCTCATCCTCTCTCTCTCGTTCCCCTTCCTTTTCTCCCTCTCGCCTCTCCATTTCACCATTCATTGGCTCAGATGCTCCTTCACGCTTCTCCTCCCCCCTCCCTTCACATCTCACTGGATCCCTTCAACCACACAACCACTTCTCAG GCTCTGTTGGTCGAGAGATTGTAGGACGTGGTTGGAAAGCCATGGGAGTTCAGGGTCCTAGTTGGGGTTTGGCGCGTTCAACTGAAAGTGTCTCCGTTCCTTATTCTATTAGCTCTAGATGTTATGGAGAGTACGACAACCGCCCTAATCCTCCAGATACAGGAAGGAATCTTAAGACTTTGAACTTCGTTAGGGGAATTTTAGAGGAAGATGAAAAGGTTTTTTCGGATGTTCCTCAGTACCTTAGGCCAACCAATATGGAACACAATGCTGATATTGTTCATATAAAGCTGATGCGTAACAATGCATTTGTTACTGTTACGGATAACAAGGGAAATACGAAGCTCAAGGCCTCTGCTGGTCGTCTTGAAGAACTGAAAGGAGGGGGGGCTAAACTGTCTCGTTATTCTGGTGATTCAATTGCAGAGTATGTTGGTCGTGAATCTAGAAAATTGGGGCTAAAATCAGTTGTGATGAGGGTGAAAGGCTTTACCttttttaagaagaaaaagcaaGCCATCTTGAGTTGGAGAGATGGATTTACTGATTCTAGAAGTGATCAAAATCCGATTGTTTACATTGAAGATACGACAAGACGTGCACACAATGGTTGCCGACTCCCAAAGAAACGCCGTGTGTAG